A single window of Sphingobacterium sp. ML3W DNA harbors:
- the hflX gene encoding GTPase HflX, producing the protein MAKIKIYDTEVKPETAILVSVIPQGVTETKAQEYLEELEFLVQTAGGITKGIFTQKLTYPDRATFVGSGKLEEIKAFIIAEEIDMVVFDDELTPSQLRNVEKELKVKILDRSNLILDIFASHAKSAQAKTQVELAQLQYLLPRLTRMWTHLERQRGGIGMRGPGESQIETDRRIILNKITVFKDRLESIDKQNETQRKNRGDMIRVALVGYTNVGKSTIMNMVSKSDVLIENKLFATLDTTVRKVVIDNLPFLLSDTVGFIRKLPHHLVECFKSTLDEVREADVLIHVVDISHPNFEDHIHAVNETLKEIGAQDKPVITVFNKIDAFIPTKEEGEEGEKIVTLADFENSWMAKNADPAIFISATNKTNLEEFKQKLYEIIVEMHNARYPYNNLLY; encoded by the coding sequence ATGGCAAAAATCAAAATATACGATACAGAAGTAAAACCCGAAACAGCGATTCTTGTAAGCGTTATTCCACAGGGAGTTACCGAAACAAAAGCACAAGAATATTTGGAAGAATTAGAATTTCTGGTGCAAACTGCTGGGGGGATTACAAAAGGAATCTTCACACAAAAATTAACCTATCCAGACCGAGCAACATTTGTTGGAAGTGGAAAACTGGAAGAAATTAAAGCTTTTATCATCGCCGAAGAAATTGATATGGTGGTGTTTGATGATGAATTGACACCTTCTCAACTTCGTAATGTTGAGAAAGAACTAAAAGTTAAGATATTAGACCGTTCCAACCTCATCTTGGATATTTTTGCCAGTCATGCGAAAAGTGCACAAGCAAAAACACAAGTAGAATTGGCGCAGTTACAATACCTTTTGCCCCGATTGACCCGCATGTGGACTCACTTAGAACGTCAACGAGGTGGTATTGGTATGCGCGGCCCCGGTGAGAGCCAGATTGAAACGGATAGAAGGATTATTCTAAACAAAATCACGGTATTCAAAGACCGTTTAGAATCTATCGACAAACAAAATGAAACACAACGTAAAAACCGAGGCGATATGATTCGTGTTGCTTTGGTCGGCTATACCAACGTAGGTAAATCAACCATCATGAACATGGTTTCAAAATCCGACGTGTTGATTGAAAACAAATTATTTGCCACTTTAGATACGACCGTACGTAAGGTTGTCATTGACAATCTTCCATTCTTACTGTCCGATACCGTTGGGTTTATCCGCAAATTACCACACCATCTAGTGGAGTGTTTCAAATCTACTTTAGATGAGGTGCGCGAGGCAGATGTATTGATTCATGTTGTGGATATTTCACACCCTAACTTTGAAGATCATATTCACGCTGTTAATGAAACCTTGAAAGAAATTGGCGCACAGGACAAACCCGTGATTACGGTGTTCAATAAAATCGATGCTTTTATACCGACTAAAGAAGAAGGTGAAGAAGGAGAGAAAATAGTAACTTTGGCGGACTTTGAAAATAGCTGGATGGCAAAAAATGCAGATCCTGCCATCTTTATTTCAGCAACCAACAAAACAAACTTGGAGGAATTCAAGCAAAAGCTGTACGAAATCATTGTAGAGATGCACAATGCTCGCTACCCGTACAATAACTTG